Proteins found in one Neomonachus schauinslandi chromosome 1, ASM220157v2, whole genome shotgun sequence genomic segment:
- the HRG gene encoding histidine-rich glycoprotein, producing MSAFRAALLLIPLIAMQNSGAVSPSHCDATEPFAGKVLDQLNKGRRQGYLFQLLQVADAHVDKAESVAVYYLVLDVKESDCSVLSGKHWDDCEPALSKRVSDIVIGQCKVIATQCLNDSQHFRVNDYNCTTSSVSSALASTKDSPLLFDFLEEPELYRKLADKALEKYQQENGDFASFRVDHLERVVRWRGEERTNYYVDFSVRNCSRRCHFPRHPYVFGFCRADLSYDVGVSDLETPEDIAINCEVFNFEECRNISGVPHHFGHPHRSGRHEHSLAGKPPFKPDEFRDHHHPHKPHKFECPPLLQDRPPFQAGAPPVLPPPGSRCHHPHFGTSGTHGHPHNHSSSEHHPHRPPHHGSPHHGPPPQEPPPHGPPSHGPPPHGPPPHGHHHHGHHPHGHHPHRHHPRGHHPHGHHPHGHDFLDHGPCDSPPHSQGGWGHGPPSRHSKVRGPGKRPFPFHWRQIGYVYQLPLLKEGEVLPFPEANFPSFSLPGDNNPLKPEIQPFPQSVSESCPGTFKSEFSHVLKFFAYLLPK from the exons ATGAGCGCCTTCAGAGCCGCACTGCTCCTCATCCCTTTAATTGCGATGCAGAACTCCGGCGCTGTGAGCCCCTCACACTGTGACGCTACTGAGCCCTTTGCTGGGAAAGTGCTAGACCAGCTCAATAAGGGACGGAGGCAGGGCTACCTTTTCCAGTTGCTGCAGGTCGCTGATGCCCATGTGGACAAAGCG GAATCTGTGGCTGTCTATTACTTAGTCTTGGATGTGAAAGAATCCGACTGTTCAGTCCTATCAGGGAAACACTGGGATGACTGTGAGCCCGCTCTTTCTAAACGTGTATCTGATATA GTGATCGGACAGTGTAAGGTAATAGCAACACAATGTTTGAATGACTCTCAGCATTTCAGAGTGAATGACTATAACTGCACCACAAGTTCTG tCTCTTCGGCACTGGCCAGTACCAAAGACAGCCCCCTACTCTTCGACTTCTTAGAAGAGCCTGAGCTTTACAGAAAACTAGCCGACAAAGCCCTTGAGAAGTACCAACAAGAGAATGGAGATTTTGCCTCTTTCAGGGTGGACCACTTGGAAAGAGTTGTCAGGTGG agaggagaggaaagaaccaACTACTATGTGGACTTCTCTGTGAGGAACTGCTCCAGGAGATGCCATTTTCCCAGGCACCCTTAT GTCTTTGGATTCTGCAGAGCAGATTTGTCCTATGATGTAGGAGTCTCTGACTTGGAAACCCCAGAAGAcattgccataaactgtgaagtCTTCAATTTTGAG GAATGTAGAAACATCAGTGGTGTACCACACCATTTTGGCCATCCCCACCGCTCTGGTAGGCATGAGCATTCTCTTGCTGGCAAGCCTCCATTTAAGCCTGATGAATTTAGAGATCACCATCATCCCCACAAACCACATAAATTTGAATGCCCACCTCTTCTACAAGACAGACCACCATTTCAGGCAGGAGCTCCTCCTGTATTGCCCCCTCCAGGGTCAAGATGTCATCACCCCCATTTTGGCACCAGTGGGACCCATGGACACCCTCATAATCATAGTTCCAGTGAGCACCACCCCCATAGACCCCCTCATCATGGATCCCCTCATCATGGACCCCCTCCTCAAGAACCCCCTCCTCACGGGCCCCCTTCTCACGGGCCCCCTCCTCATGGACCCCCTCCTCACGGGCATCATCACCATGGCCACCATCCCCATGGCCACCATCCCCATAGGCATCATCCCCGTGGACACCATCCCCACGGACACCATCCCCATGGCCACGATTTCCTTGACCATGGGCCTTGTGACTCACCACCCCATAGCCAGGGTGGCTGGGGACATGGCCCACCATCTAGGCACTCAAAAGTAAGAGGTCCAGGTAAAAGACCCTTTCCCTTCCACTGGAGACAAATCGGATATGTTTACCAGCTCCCTCTACTAAAGGAAGGTGAAGTTCTTCCTTTTCCCGAAGCCAATTTTCCCAGCTTCTCATTGCCAGGCGACAACAATCCTCTAAAGCCAGAAATTCAGCCCTTCCCTCAATCAGTTTCTGAATCATGCCCAGGGACATTTAAGAGTGAGTTTTCACATGTCTTGAAGTTTTTTGCATACTTGCTTCCAAAATAA
- the FETUB gene encoding fetuin-B isoform X1: MGLLLPLVLCTLAACCRARSPPMPPPPLLVLPRGCNDSDVLTFAGFALQDINRDRKDGYILGLNRVSDVHEHRQVDLGSLFYLTLDVLETDCHVLTRKAWKDCEMRHLHRSVYGQCKAIFYVNMPARILYLLAYNCTLRPVSQRKIYRICPDCPRAIDLSDPKVLEVALESLAKYNSESTSKQYSLVQVTQASSQWMAGFSYFVEYLIRESPCTKSQASSCALQLHDSEPVGLCKGSVTSGVMEKFVSVTCDFFEQQVPAPGGEDPAVNQGPAHLPGLEESQQKIVSPTPNLPPKAVPKGSVQYLPDLDDEKPEDAEENSPVEAFPVKLDLTTNPWGESLDVSFLFLGPVEEKLVVLPFPKKAQHSAECPGPAQQDNTLILPP; encoded by the exons ATGGGTCTGCTCCTACCCCTGGTGCTCTGCACACTGGCTGCATGCTGCAGGGCTAGATCTCCACCTATGCCACCCCCCCCCTTACTTGTCCTCCCCCGTGGCTGCAATGACTCAGATGTTCTGACATTCGCAGGCTTTGCCCTTCAGGACATCAACAGGGACCGAAAGGATGGCTACATTCTGGGACTCAACCGAGTGAGCGATGTCCACGAACACAGACAG GTTGATCTGGGATCTCTGTTCTATCTCACACTGGACGTGTTGGAGACTGACTGCCATGTACTCACCAGGAAGGCATGGAAAGACTGTGAGATGAGGCACCTTCATAGATCG GTTTATGGTCAATGCAAAGcaatattttatgtaaacatgCCAGCAAGGATTCTCTACTTACTTGCTTATAACTGTACTCTTCGCCCAG TTTCTCAAAGAAAGATTTACAGAATCTGCCCTGACTGCCCCAGAGCCATTGACCTGTCAGATCCCAAGGTTCTGGAAGTTGCCCTTGAATCTCTTGCAAAATACAACAGTGAGAGCACCTCAAAGCAGTATTCTCTCGTCCAAGTCACCCAGGCTTCTAGCCAG TGGATGGCTGGCTTTTCCTACTTTGTGGAATACTTAATCAGAGAGTCACCATGTACCAAATCCCAAGCCAGCAGCTGTGCCCTTCAGCTCCATGACTCCGAG cCTGTTGGTCTTTGCAAAGGTTCTGTGACTTCTGGAGTAATGGAAAAGTTTGTCTCCGTGACTTGTGACTTCTTTGAACAACAG GTTCCTGCCCCTGGAGGGGAAGACCCTGCTGTTAACCAGGGACCTGCGCACCTCCCCGGGCTGGAAGAGTCCCAGCAGAAAATCGTATCCCCTACTCCCAACTTGCCCCCCAAGGCTGTGCCTAAAGGATCTGTCCAATACCTACCCGACTTGGATGATGAGAAGCCCGAGGATGCTGAGGAAAACAGCCCTGTTGAGGCCTTTCCTGTGAAGCTGGATCTCACCACAAATCCTTGGGGAGAAAGCCTGGATGTGTCCTTCCTTTTCCTGGGGCCTGTGGAGGAGAAGCTGGTTGTCCTGCCTTTTCCCAAGAAAGCACAACACTCTGCTGAGTGCCCAGGACCAGCCCAGCAGGACAACACTCTTATTCTCCCACCATGA
- the FETUB gene encoding fetuin-B isoform X2: MGLLLPLVLCTLAACCRARSPPMPPPPLLVLPRGCNDSDVLTFAGFALQDINRDRKDGYILGLNRVSDVHEHRQVYGQCKAIFYVNMPARILYLLAYNCTLRPVSQRKIYRICPDCPRAIDLSDPKVLEVALESLAKYNSESTSKQYSLVQVTQASSQWMAGFSYFVEYLIRESPCTKSQASSCALQLHDSEPVGLCKGSVTSGVMEKFVSVTCDFFEQQVPAPGGEDPAVNQGPAHLPGLEESQQKIVSPTPNLPPKAVPKGSVQYLPDLDDEKPEDAEENSPVEAFPVKLDLTTNPWGESLDVSFLFLGPVEEKLVVLPFPKKAQHSAECPGPAQQDNTLILPP, translated from the exons ATGGGTCTGCTCCTACCCCTGGTGCTCTGCACACTGGCTGCATGCTGCAGGGCTAGATCTCCACCTATGCCACCCCCCCCCTTACTTGTCCTCCCCCGTGGCTGCAATGACTCAGATGTTCTGACATTCGCAGGCTTTGCCCTTCAGGACATCAACAGGGACCGAAAGGATGGCTACATTCTGGGACTCAACCGAGTGAGCGATGTCCACGAACACAGACAG GTTTATGGTCAATGCAAAGcaatattttatgtaaacatgCCAGCAAGGATTCTCTACTTACTTGCTTATAACTGTACTCTTCGCCCAG TTTCTCAAAGAAAGATTTACAGAATCTGCCCTGACTGCCCCAGAGCCATTGACCTGTCAGATCCCAAGGTTCTGGAAGTTGCCCTTGAATCTCTTGCAAAATACAACAGTGAGAGCACCTCAAAGCAGTATTCTCTCGTCCAAGTCACCCAGGCTTCTAGCCAG TGGATGGCTGGCTTTTCCTACTTTGTGGAATACTTAATCAGAGAGTCACCATGTACCAAATCCCAAGCCAGCAGCTGTGCCCTTCAGCTCCATGACTCCGAG cCTGTTGGTCTTTGCAAAGGTTCTGTGACTTCTGGAGTAATGGAAAAGTTTGTCTCCGTGACTTGTGACTTCTTTGAACAACAG GTTCCTGCCCCTGGAGGGGAAGACCCTGCTGTTAACCAGGGACCTGCGCACCTCCCCGGGCTGGAAGAGTCCCAGCAGAAAATCGTATCCCCTACTCCCAACTTGCCCCCCAAGGCTGTGCCTAAAGGATCTGTCCAATACCTACCCGACTTGGATGATGAGAAGCCCGAGGATGCTGAGGAAAACAGCCCTGTTGAGGCCTTTCCTGTGAAGCTGGATCTCACCACAAATCCTTGGGGAGAAAGCCTGGATGTGTCCTTCCTTTTCCTGGGGCCTGTGGAGGAGAAGCTGGTTGTCCTGCCTTTTCCCAAGAAAGCACAACACTCTGCTGAGTGCCCAGGACCAGCCCAGCAGGACAACACTCTTATTCTCCCACCATGA
- the FETUB gene encoding fetuin-B isoform X3, translating into MGLLLPLVLCTLAACCRARSPPMPPPPLLVLPRGCNDSDVLTFAGFALQDINRDRKDGYILGLNRVSDVHEHRQAISQRKIYRICPDCPRAIDLSDPKVLEVALESLAKYNSESTSKQYSLVQVTQASSQWMAGFSYFVEYLIRESPCTKSQASSCALQLHDSEPVGLCKGSVTSGVMEKFVSVTCDFFEQQVPAPGGEDPAVNQGPAHLPGLEESQQKIVSPTPNLPPKAVPKGSVQYLPDLDDEKPEDAEENSPVEAFPVKLDLTTNPWGESLDVSFLFLGPVEEKLVVLPFPKKAQHSAECPGPAQQDNTLILPP; encoded by the exons ATGGGTCTGCTCCTACCCCTGGTGCTCTGCACACTGGCTGCATGCTGCAGGGCTAGATCTCCACCTATGCCACCCCCCCCCTTACTTGTCCTCCCCCGTGGCTGCAATGACTCAGATGTTCTGACATTCGCAGGCTTTGCCCTTCAGGACATCAACAGGGACCGAAAGGATGGCTACATTCTGGGACTCAACCGAGTGAGCGATGTCCACGAACACAGACAGGCAA TTTCTCAAAGAAAGATTTACAGAATCTGCCCTGACTGCCCCAGAGCCATTGACCTGTCAGATCCCAAGGTTCTGGAAGTTGCCCTTGAATCTCTTGCAAAATACAACAGTGAGAGCACCTCAAAGCAGTATTCTCTCGTCCAAGTCACCCAGGCTTCTAGCCAG TGGATGGCTGGCTTTTCCTACTTTGTGGAATACTTAATCAGAGAGTCACCATGTACCAAATCCCAAGCCAGCAGCTGTGCCCTTCAGCTCCATGACTCCGAG cCTGTTGGTCTTTGCAAAGGTTCTGTGACTTCTGGAGTAATGGAAAAGTTTGTCTCCGTGACTTGTGACTTCTTTGAACAACAG GTTCCTGCCCCTGGAGGGGAAGACCCTGCTGTTAACCAGGGACCTGCGCACCTCCCCGGGCTGGAAGAGTCCCAGCAGAAAATCGTATCCCCTACTCCCAACTTGCCCCCCAAGGCTGTGCCTAAAGGATCTGTCCAATACCTACCCGACTTGGATGATGAGAAGCCCGAGGATGCTGAGGAAAACAGCCCTGTTGAGGCCTTTCCTGTGAAGCTGGATCTCACCACAAATCCTTGGGGAGAAAGCCTGGATGTGTCCTTCCTTTTCCTGGGGCCTGTGGAGGAGAAGCTGGTTGTCCTGCCTTTTCCCAAGAAAGCACAACACTCTGCTGAGTGCCCAGGACCAGCCCAGCAGGACAACACTCTTATTCTCCCACCATGA